A single Crateriforma conspicua DNA region contains:
- a CDS encoding RNA polymerase sigma factor has protein sequence MNLPGETSHSLLRHACDAGDAQAWEQLFDHYRRFILYILNELGVDDNDIDDVAQQIWLSLTRDLRSYDSGQSRFRTWLSTVIRNAAMAHFRKRKNRESRICLFGEPTPIDAFAQPAEIDQRIEMEWEAYVANMAMERVQEVFQGQAVEVFQRGLDGQSADEIAAATGLSVASVYTLRKRVKKRLYVEIRALETEMKLDEAPT, from the coding sequence ATGAATCTTCCTGGTGAAACAAGCCACTCGCTGCTGCGACACGCCTGCGATGCTGGAGACGCGCAAGCTTGGGAGCAACTGTTTGATCACTACCGTCGATTCATCCTCTATATCCTCAACGAATTGGGCGTCGATGACAATGACATCGATGATGTTGCCCAACAGATTTGGCTGTCGCTCACGCGCGATCTCCGTTCCTACGATTCTGGCCAATCGCGTTTTCGCACGTGGTTGAGTACGGTCATTCGAAACGCCGCCATGGCGCATTTTCGTAAACGCAAGAATCGTGAATCACGCATCTGTCTTTTTGGTGAACCCACCCCTATCGACGCGTTCGCCCAACCGGCGGAGATTGATCAACGCATTGAAATGGAATGGGAAGCCTACGTTGCCAACATGGCGATGGAACGAGTTCAAGAGGTCTTCCAGGGACAAGCGGTCGAGGTGTTCCAACGGGGGCTTGATGGCCAAAGTGCCGATGAAATTGCCGCAGCAACGGGACTCTCCGTCGCTTCGGTTTACACGCTTCGCAAACGAGTCAAGAAACGCCTGTACGTTGAAATCCGTGCACTCGAGACGGAAATGAAACTTGACGAAGCTCCCACCTGA
- a CDS encoding right-handed parallel beta-helix repeat-containing protein, producing MRETNVQFSQLWTISGAATQRQADETQGFFFPVIAVLLSLAMMHSTVFAAKTVLYVAVNGNDQWSGRYADPQGNDGPLATLDGARRKVRELIKAQQTPASEVTDGVDVLIRGGAYELRETVVFGPDDSGRPGAPVSYKAFPGENPVFSAGVAISQWTKCDRDPEGTAVAAQGKLWFADVPSMPNGKWVIKSLYDRDRLLQRSTSGELFYADRKRDNDYNMQGKKIYRALDYEGEPVAPFDRDITYRGDDMRSWKNTGDIEIVLRERRWIYNLIPLDRIDEKTKTAWMAVDPTYQPTKPTKPYWIENAIDYLDEPGEWVFDSSEGRLNLWPDRDVKEMEIIAPYLQELIRVEGQEDGPFTKNLRFEGLTFRHGLRDTLVEGDRGLQHDWEMYDKGNAAIRFRHAEDCVVSRCEISHSSGTGIRLDLHCQKITLSSSRLSHLGGNGIVLSGYGPGTKDVNHHNVVTDNFIHDIGQLYWHSAGIFITQSGHNQITHNTIRDVPYNGLVISGCRPHEFYLVNRTPFRRAWVSSIRTQECEPYTLAGLRSERKTAIEHFLPLLHARENLVEQNDISRMLLKLGDGNAIYLSAMGKNNRLVRNFLHHNYHVAGTIRLDDNPSYTIIKENVITHSERGIGVKGACEIVNNFVFTPMFMRGEVRMIGGSSVKEAIKNERNIFFPPTDTSEKMGYFLSGDGKKNYPYHSNLPRIRDSLCFTQNQKKAFKPASPLGTDLVSGEKVVAGKDAVKLLYADPMFDRDAMQDRVYRFQGGSPALRLEIEPIDLSQVGSSLAR from the coding sequence ATGAGAGAAACCAACGTCCAATTCAGCCAGCTTTGGACCATTTCCGGTGCCGCAACACAGCGACAGGCGGACGAAACCCAAGGATTTTTCTTCCCCGTGATCGCCGTCCTGCTTTCGCTAGCGATGATGCACTCGACGGTATTCGCTGCGAAGACGGTTCTTTACGTTGCGGTCAACGGTAACGATCAATGGTCGGGCCGTTATGCCGACCCGCAGGGCAACGATGGACCTTTGGCGACACTTGATGGGGCCCGTCGAAAAGTGCGGGAATTGATCAAAGCCCAGCAAACGCCCGCGAGTGAAGTCACCGATGGCGTGGACGTCCTGATACGCGGAGGAGCGTACGAGCTTCGCGAAACGGTGGTCTTCGGTCCAGACGATTCCGGCCGCCCCGGTGCACCGGTCTCGTACAAGGCGTTCCCGGGCGAAAACCCTGTGTTTTCGGCCGGAGTCGCGATCTCTCAGTGGACGAAATGTGACCGTGACCCAGAGGGCACTGCCGTCGCGGCACAAGGCAAGTTGTGGTTCGCCGATGTTCCTTCGATGCCAAACGGAAAATGGGTCATCAAATCCCTCTATGACCGTGACCGACTTCTTCAGCGGTCCACGTCGGGCGAACTGTTCTACGCCGATCGCAAGCGTGACAACGACTACAACATGCAAGGCAAGAAGATCTACCGTGCACTCGACTATGAAGGTGAACCGGTTGCGCCGTTCGATCGTGACATCACCTATCGCGGCGATGATATGCGAAGCTGGAAAAACACGGGGGACATCGAGATCGTTCTGCGCGAACGACGTTGGATCTACAACCTGATTCCGCTGGACAGGATCGACGAGAAAACGAAAACCGCGTGGATGGCGGTGGATCCGACCTACCAGCCAACGAAACCCACCAAGCCCTACTGGATCGAAAACGCCATCGACTATCTGGATGAACCCGGCGAATGGGTGTTCGACAGCAGCGAAGGGCGGCTGAATCTATGGCCCGATCGCGATGTTAAAGAAATGGAGATCATCGCGCCGTACCTGCAGGAGTTGATTCGCGTCGAAGGGCAAGAAGATGGGCCGTTCACCAAGAACCTTCGTTTCGAGGGGCTGACGTTTCGACACGGATTGCGTGATACCTTGGTCGAAGGCGACCGCGGACTGCAGCACGACTGGGAGATGTACGACAAAGGCAACGCGGCGATCCGTTTTCGGCACGCGGAGGATTGCGTGGTCAGCCGATGCGAAATCAGCCACAGCAGCGGAACCGGTATCCGGTTGGACTTGCATTGCCAAAAGATCACGTTGTCAAGCAGCCGCCTTTCGCACTTGGGCGGAAACGGCATCGTGCTCAGCGGGTATGGCCCGGGCACGAAGGACGTGAATCACCACAATGTCGTGACGGACAACTTCATTCATGACATTGGCCAGTTGTATTGGCATTCGGCAGGCATCTTTATCACGCAAAGCGGTCACAACCAGATCACGCACAATACGATACGCGATGTGCCGTACAACGGACTCGTGATCAGCGGTTGCCGGCCGCATGAGTTCTACCTGGTCAATCGAACTCCGTTCCGTCGTGCGTGGGTCAGCAGCATTCGAACCCAGGAGTGCGAGCCGTACACGCTTGCCGGTCTCCGGTCCGAACGGAAGACCGCAATCGAGCATTTCCTGCCGCTGCTTCATGCCAGAGAAAACCTCGTGGAGCAAAATGACATCTCACGCATGCTACTGAAACTCGGCGATGGAAACGCGATCTACCTATCCGCGATGGGGAAGAACAACCGACTGGTGCGGAACTTCTTGCACCACAACTACCACGTCGCTGGAACGATCCGTTTGGATGACAACCCAAGCTACACCATCATCAAAGAAAACGTGATCACGCACTCCGAACGCGGCATTGGCGTGAAAGGAGCCTGCGAAATCGTCAACAACTTTGTCTTCACGCCCATGTTCATGCGTGGCGAAGTACGGATGATCGGCGGTTCCAGTGTGAAGGAGGCGATCAAGAACGAAAGGAATATCTTCTTTCCGCCAACGGACACCAGCGAAAAGATGGGATATTTCCTCAGCGGTGATGGAAAGAAGAACTACCCGTATCACAGCAATCTGCCACGCATTCGAGACTCGCTCTGTTTCACACAAAATCAGAAGAAGGCTTTCAAGCCTGCTTCACCGCTCGGAACCGACTTGGTCAGTGGCGAGAAGGTCGTTGCAGGCAAAGACGCCGTGAAGTTGCTGTACGCGGACCCGATGTTTGACCGGGATGCAATGCAAGATCGCGTCTATCGCTTTCAAGGAGGTTCTCCGGCGCTCCGACTCGAAATCGAGCCGATTGATCTGAGCCAAGTTGGCTCCAGCTTGGCCCGATAG
- a CDS encoding AAA family ATPase: MTPRQAFADIFDAMNAAVIGQEEVVRRILIAILADGHVLMEGFPGTAKTRSVKTLSKLVDSEFGRIQFTPDLLPSDVTGAEIYREQTGEFVFQNGPIFGNLILADEINRAPAKVQAALLEAMEERQVTVASQTHPLPGLFMVLATQNPIEQEGTYPLPEAQMDRFLLYVRVDYPQSEDETAILRLVRGEKSGDGKAPPPPISQDVVFAARKEVNAVTVAEPAEKYIVDLVMATRQPDRFEGDLPRWIRLGSSPRGTIALDAAARAHAWLAGQDFVSPDDVRAVAPACLAHRVHLTYEAEAAGVTRPQVIEALLKQVVAV; the protein is encoded by the coding sequence ATGACGCCTCGTCAGGCTTTTGCCGACATTTTTGACGCCATGAATGCGGCCGTGATCGGCCAAGAAGAAGTGGTTCGGCGCATTTTGATCGCCATCTTGGCCGATGGTCACGTCTTGATGGAAGGGTTTCCCGGGACCGCGAAAACGCGATCGGTCAAAACGTTGTCCAAGTTGGTCGACAGCGAATTCGGGCGAATTCAATTCACGCCTGACCTGTTGCCTTCGGACGTCACGGGCGCGGAAATCTATCGTGAACAGACCGGTGAATTTGTTTTTCAGAACGGTCCGATCTTTGGCAACCTGATTCTGGCGGACGAGATCAATCGGGCGCCGGCAAAGGTCCAAGCGGCATTGTTGGAAGCGATGGAAGAACGGCAGGTCACGGTGGCTTCGCAAACCCATCCCTTGCCTGGGCTGTTCATGGTTTTGGCGACGCAGAACCCGATTGAACAAGAAGGCACGTACCCATTGCCCGAAGCCCAGATGGACCGATTCTTGCTTTATGTGCGAGTGGACTATCCGCAAAGCGAAGACGAAACGGCGATCCTGCGATTGGTTCGTGGCGAAAAGTCGGGCGATGGCAAAGCGCCGCCGCCGCCGATTTCGCAAGATGTCGTGTTCGCCGCTCGCAAAGAGGTCAACGCGGTGACGGTCGCGGAACCGGCGGAAAAGTACATCGTCGATCTTGTCATGGCGACACGCCAACCCGATCGGTTTGAAGGGGACTTGCCACGCTGGATTCGGCTGGGTTCCAGCCCGCGTGGAACCATCGCGTTGGATGCGGCCGCCAGGGCGCACGCTTGGCTGGCAGGACAAGATTTCGTGTCGCCCGACGACGTTCGCGCCGTGGCACCGGCATGCCTTGCACACCGAGTCCATTTGACCTACGAAGCGGAAGCCGCCGGCGTGACGCGTCCTCAGGTGATCGAGGCGCTGTTGAAACAAGTCGTCGCGGTTTAA
- a CDS encoding sulfatase codes for MNRLSQLLLLAVFLTCLGKPSHAEQNAGTDHPNVLFIAVDDLNNWLGCAGHEQAITPNIDRLASRGTYFSRAYCAYPLCGPSRASLMSGIHFADLNTTKLQPKDSEVQQRVEAMGSSLLHTYLGDRGYETMAVGKILHRHVPTRSVDLSGGRGNWDFIHGEDGKRTKINFPSNKTLTDWAEYPYDEAEMSDSLAARWAVDRLDETHEKPFMLMVGFLRPHVPWYVPKKYFDMYDAAKLTLPEYRPDDFDDLPQAALEQLNEGYPRTQWAIENNQWRNMVHAYLASITFADTKVGEVLDALDASPYKDNTIVVLWSDHGYHMGEKNTFQKHTPWNRSGVAPLFISAPGMGAGQTCDRVVSLLDIYPTLVDLCGLPPNEKVIGRSLKPLLKNPKHPWNHPALTFKRNFAAVQDGSLRLIRYEDGSLELYDHASDPHEWNNLANNPEHALTINKLQKLLATN; via the coding sequence ATGAATCGACTGTCCCAATTGCTTTTGCTGGCTGTGTTTTTGACATGCCTTGGCAAGCCCAGCCACGCGGAGCAAAACGCAGGTACCGATCATCCGAACGTGCTGTTCATCGCGGTCGATGATTTGAACAACTGGCTCGGTTGTGCTGGTCACGAGCAAGCCATCACGCCCAACATCGACCGGTTGGCCAGTCGCGGGACATATTTCTCGCGAGCGTATTGTGCGTACCCGCTGTGCGGTCCGTCGCGGGCTAGCTTGATGAGCGGCATTCACTTTGCCGATTTGAATACAACAAAGTTGCAACCGAAGGATAGCGAGGTCCAGCAGCGTGTGGAGGCGATGGGATCCTCATTGCTGCACACCTACTTGGGTGACCGAGGTTATGAGACGATGGCGGTCGGAAAGATCCTGCATCGTCATGTGCCTACCCGCAGCGTTGATCTGAGCGGCGGACGTGGAAACTGGGATTTCATCCACGGCGAAGATGGCAAACGGACAAAGATCAACTTCCCCAGCAACAAGACGCTGACGGATTGGGCGGAATACCCTTACGACGAAGCGGAGATGAGCGATTCGTTGGCCGCGCGGTGGGCCGTCGATCGGCTGGACGAGACACATGAAAAGCCGTTCATGCTGATGGTCGGATTCTTGCGACCGCATGTTCCGTGGTACGTCCCGAAAAAGTACTTCGACATGTACGACGCCGCGAAGCTAACACTGCCCGAATACAGGCCCGACGATTTCGACGACCTGCCACAGGCCGCATTGGAACAGCTTAACGAAGGATACCCGCGGACGCAGTGGGCGATCGAAAATAATCAGTGGCGCAACATGGTCCATGCCTACCTGGCCAGCATCACTTTCGCGGACACCAAAGTCGGCGAAGTCTTAGACGCGCTGGATGCGAGCCCCTACAAGGACAACACGATCGTCGTTTTGTGGAGTGATCACGGCTATCACATGGGCGAAAAGAACACCTTCCAAAAGCACACGCCATGGAACAGATCCGGTGTCGCGCCGCTGTTTATCAGCGCGCCGGGAATGGGTGCGGGGCAGACGTGCGACCGCGTCGTCAGCCTACTTGATATCTACCCGACGTTGGTCGACCTGTGTGGTTTGCCGCCGAATGAAAAGGTGATCGGACGTAGCTTGAAACCATTGTTGAAAAACCCGAAACACCCATGGAATCATCCCGCATTGACATTCAAGCGAAATTTCGCGGCCGTTCAAGACGGCAGTCTTCGATTGATCCGTTACGAAGATGGATCATTGGAACTGTACGACCACGCCAGCGATCCGCACGAATGGAACAACTTGGCGAACAATCCCGAGCATGCGCTGACCATCAACAAACTTCAAAAGCTGCTGGCTACCAACTGA
- a CDS encoding right-handed parallel beta-helix repeat-containing protein codes for MIHRSTYISLFVLTLSSIGQAAEYRVDTQRKFDEVSSIELSPGDSILLKRGQTFVGMLAPTGQGVDGNPIGVTAYGKGRRPVIHAQGRHIAGLLLKNPSYWEVDGLEITNTDGTTEEQGDLFGIYVLADETEGVHQHVYIDDCHVHDVNGMVAGKRRGGIHVHIRKLRSATFDDLRITNNVVENVGGVGIGNDSSCGKVRLFPGRHESRNLWTRVYVAGNRVDSTGRNNVIARVSKDAVYENNTLANSSRQSTGHSIFCFNTDGMKIQYNEAYGNRGEGGIDRGGFDADYNCINTFIQYNYSHDNNWFCGIMKRPTRNVVIRYNISQNDREGIYFYGFEKEKKAENVHVYNNTHFIRAGLDVEVFVNGRTPVNSRFENNIFYFEGVGQWGRNAVGINTVFRNNLYFNIDPHPSDTRPIVGDPRFTQPGQTETGIGLTTMKDLVGYRLQEGSPGMDTGITIMNSGAKDLVGSSVRAGQTNLGAIE; via the coding sequence ATGATTCATCGGAGCACCTACATTTCCCTTTTCGTATTAACGCTATCGAGCATCGGCCAAGCCGCCGAATACCGAGTCGATACTCAGCGGAAATTCGATGAAGTAAGCTCGATTGAACTGAGTCCCGGTGACAGTATCCTGCTCAAACGCGGACAAACATTTGTTGGAATGTTGGCACCGACTGGCCAGGGAGTCGACGGGAATCCGATTGGTGTGACGGCCTATGGCAAGGGCAGGCGTCCGGTCATTCATGCTCAGGGGCGACACATCGCCGGGCTCTTGCTGAAAAACCCTTCCTATTGGGAAGTCGACGGATTGGAAATCACCAACACCGACGGCACAACCGAAGAACAGGGCGATCTGTTCGGCATCTATGTGCTCGCCGATGAAACAGAAGGCGTGCATCAACACGTTTACATCGACGATTGCCACGTTCACGACGTCAACGGAATGGTCGCAGGAAAACGACGTGGGGGAATCCATGTCCATATTCGCAAACTCCGATCCGCGACCTTCGATGATCTGCGTATTACGAACAATGTCGTCGAAAACGTGGGGGGTGTTGGGATCGGCAATGACTCGTCATGTGGAAAAGTCCGCTTGTTCCCGGGGCGTCATGAAAGCCGGAATCTATGGACACGTGTTTACGTCGCGGGCAACCGTGTCGATTCGACCGGACGGAACAATGTCATCGCTCGGGTCAGCAAGGATGCGGTCTATGAAAACAACACGCTGGCCAACAGCAGCCGTCAAAGCACGGGGCACAGCATTTTTTGCTTCAACACTGACGGCATGAAGATCCAGTACAACGAAGCCTACGGGAACCGAGGCGAAGGCGGGATCGATCGCGGTGGTTTTGACGCCGACTACAACTGCATCAACACCTTCATTCAGTACAACTACAGTCACGACAACAACTGGTTCTGCGGAATCATGAAACGCCCCACCCGCAATGTCGTGATTCGGTACAACATCAGCCAGAATGACCGTGAAGGCATCTACTTCTACGGATTCGAGAAAGAGAAGAAGGCGGAGAACGTCCACGTTTACAACAACACGCACTTTATTCGTGCTGGTTTAGATGTCGAAGTCTTTGTCAACGGACGCACCCCAGTCAACTCGCGATTCGAAAACAACATTTTCTACTTCGAAGGCGTTGGGCAGTGGGGGAGAAACGCCGTCGGAATCAACACAGTGTTCCGCAACAACCTGTACTTCAACATTGATCCTCACCCTTCCGACACTCGGCCAATCGTAGGCGATCCGCGGTTTACACAACCGGGACAAACCGAGACGGGGATCGGCCTAACGACCATGAAAGATCTGGTGGGGTATCGTCTTCAGGAGGGATCACCCGGCATGGACACCGGGATTACGATTATGAACAGCGGAGCAAAGGATCTGGTCGGATCATCGGTCAGGGCTGGCCAAACCAATTTGGGCGCGATTGAATGA
- a CDS encoding serine/threonine-protein kinase, giving the protein MTKLPPDSDPPYRPDYRLHSAFREAVNLSGDGLETLCPSYTELSAMEDHYDDAVLLGSGAVKDVYKTFNRRTKSWVAMARLRSDRGPEFYDWFIHEAWLTASLNHPNIIKVHDVGVDEDGRPYFVMDLKGNSTLADRSTGVEPSPQRELLDVFVKVCDAVAYAHSKGVVHLDLKPENIQADEFGEVLVCDWALAKVMGETEEGENGFPPSLSPLGNTTLVGQIKGSLGYMAPEQLIPGATKDFRSDLFALGCVLHQNLTGQAPFCGTVDERIDATKRAEIGSLRKKYPERNIPEALEAVVLKSTSPDPDDRYASVVELRQEIAKFLGGYSTLAEKPSFIREARLFVARNQVPVLVSMVAIVAISVLGVLSVQRVRQQRARASHFASQADAAKLIYQDERERSEQQLEALAKDLATSASEVKKLGIYLNPVETVREARKLVASALKLNPDSHNAKLQPFSLDCITLNFNSALQSPVRPQSRLHDYLLFAEAFPEFDFSKHDRPTISQLTHCFQQAYQLNPNRRALLERIAAYDHTTRYGADDYTPVVKALLSYINEFPDDSGFQLNFDAERSSLHFRCDAAIRLVVWNDWGSNDCVLRFLPFRSLSIDSAGPLFLHDLSGLQVERLDLSDCQTLVANQQVQLPQLRQIIVPDGFVDSDSLVKQIRSNQRIDVIDSPEEG; this is encoded by the coding sequence TTGACGAAGCTCCCACCTGACAGCGATCCACCTTACCGCCCCGACTATCGATTGCATTCGGCTTTTCGCGAGGCAGTGAATCTCTCCGGCGACGGTTTGGAAACCTTGTGCCCGTCGTACACCGAACTATCGGCGATGGAAGATCACTACGACGATGCCGTGTTGCTAGGCAGCGGAGCGGTGAAGGATGTCTACAAAACGTTCAATCGACGAACCAAGTCGTGGGTTGCGATGGCCCGATTGCGATCCGACCGCGGTCCGGAATTCTATGACTGGTTCATTCACGAAGCATGGCTGACCGCGTCGTTGAATCATCCCAACATCATCAAGGTGCATGATGTCGGCGTTGACGAAGACGGACGTCCCTATTTCGTGATGGACTTGAAAGGAAATTCCACGCTCGCTGATCGATCCACCGGCGTCGAACCCTCCCCGCAACGCGAATTGCTAGACGTATTCGTCAAGGTGTGCGACGCCGTTGCCTACGCTCACTCCAAAGGCGTGGTGCACTTGGACCTGAAGCCGGAAAACATCCAAGCCGATGAGTTTGGCGAGGTCTTGGTTTGCGATTGGGCCCTGGCAAAAGTCATGGGTGAAACCGAAGAAGGCGAAAACGGTTTTCCACCCTCCCTTTCACCGCTGGGCAACACAACGCTGGTCGGACAAATCAAGGGCAGCCTGGGCTACATGGCACCTGAGCAATTGATCCCGGGTGCAACGAAAGATTTTCGCAGCGATCTATTCGCACTCGGGTGTGTGCTGCATCAAAATTTGACTGGCCAAGCTCCCTTCTGCGGTACGGTGGACGAAAGAATCGATGCCACGAAACGGGCGGAAATCGGATCACTGCGAAAGAAGTATCCGGAACGCAATATCCCCGAGGCGTTGGAAGCGGTGGTCTTGAAATCGACATCACCCGATCCGGACGACCGCTACGCAAGCGTCGTCGAACTGCGGCAAGAAATCGCAAAGTTCCTGGGTGGCTATTCCACACTGGCCGAGAAGCCAAGCTTTATTCGAGAAGCTCGGCTGTTCGTCGCACGCAACCAAGTCCCCGTTTTGGTCAGCATGGTCGCCATCGTGGCGATTTCGGTGCTGGGTGTTCTGTCCGTTCAACGCGTCCGACAACAGCGTGCTCGGGCATCGCACTTCGCAAGCCAAGCCGACGCCGCCAAGTTAATCTATCAGGACGAAAGAGAGCGTTCCGAGCAACAGCTTGAAGCCCTCGCCAAGGACCTCGCCACGTCGGCAAGCGAAGTCAAAAAGCTTGGTATCTATCTCAACCCCGTGGAAACCGTCCGCGAAGCTCGCAAGTTGGTGGCGTCCGCCTTGAAGCTGAACCCCGACAGCCACAATGCGAAGCTGCAACCGTTCAGCTTGGATTGCATCACATTGAATTTCAACAGTGCATTGCAATCACCGGTGCGTCCCCAATCGCGTTTGCACGATTACTTGTTGTTTGCCGAAGCGTTTCCGGAATTTGATTTTTCCAAGCATGATCGTCCTACGATTTCCCAACTCACACATTGCTTTCAACAAGCCTATCAACTGAATCCGAATCGACGTGCCCTGCTCGAACGCATTGCTGCCTACGATCATACAACCCGTTACGGGGCGGACGACTACACACCCGTCGTGAAGGCATTGTTGAGCTATATCAACGAATTTCCAGACGATAGCGGCTTTCAATTGAATTTTGACGCGGAGCGTTCGTCATTGCACTTTCGCTGCGACGCCGCGATCCGATTGGTCGTCTGGAATGACTGGGGATCGAATGACTGCGTGTTGCGATTTCTTCCGTTCAGGTCGCTTTCCATCGACTCAGCGGGCCCTCTCTTTCTTCACGACCTGTCCGGTCTGCAGGTGGAGCGGCTGGATCTGAGCGACTGTCAGACTCTGGTCGCCAATCAACAGGTCCAGCTTCCGCAGCTGCGCCAAATCATCGTGCCAGACGGATTCGTTGACAGCGATTCGTTGGTCAAGCAGATCCGATCGAACCAACGCATCGACGTCATCGATTCGCCCGAGGAAGGCTGA